The sequence below is a genomic window from Granulicatella elegans.
ATCTTTCTGTAATAATCGACTCATAATAGAAACTAAAGTTGATTTTCCAGCTCCATTTGGTCCGATAAAAGCTGTTAACTGATTTTTTGGAATCGTTAATGAAACGGAATCGACAACTACCGTATCATATGCTTTATGAATATTTTTTAATTCCACTACGGTACCTTCCTTTCATTAACAATACAAAGTATAATAATCCTCCAAACCATTCAATGACGACACTGATTGGAATATTTAAATGAAAAAGCTTCTCGATAACAAGTTGTCCTCCTAGTAATAAAATACTTCCTAATAAAAATGCGATCGTCCACATATGTAAGTGTCGGTAATCTTTAAGCCATTGATACGTTACATTTGCAATCATAAAACCTAAAAATTGCATCGGACCTACTAATGTTGTCGATAGACTTGTTAGTAAAACAATTACTAATAAAATCCACTTCTCTTCTTTCGCTACATTTACACCTAGTATTTGTGCTTGAACTTTCCCAAGGTGAAATACATTTAATACCATATGTTTTCTTATTAAATAGATTACTGAGATAGCTGTTAGAATAACGACTACAATGACTAATTCGCTTTGATGGTGCATTCTTTGAAAAGAAGGAAATAATTTTCCTTGCAATTTATCAAATTCATTTGGATCCATTAATACTTGAACAAATGTACTTAAACTTCTAAATAATGTTCCAAAGGCTAAACAAATAAATAATAACATCGAAAATGGAATCGATAATAAATCATTAAAGGCTCGATAAATGAAGAAGAAAAAGATCATCTGCAACACAATCGTCAACATTGAAATCCATAGATTTGGAGCTGTTTCCATTCCTAGACTTAATTGTCCCCAATAAACCATCGTTTGAAACAATACAAAGACACTCTCAATTCCAAGAACGCCCGGTGTTAAAAATCGATTTTGTACAATTGTTTGAAAACTAATAGTAGATATTGAAACACATAAACTAACCAATAAAATGACTAACCATTTTAAAACTCTCTTTTTAAATAAGAGAACAGAGAAATTTCCCATATTTCCGATTGGAAAAAATAAGAAAATTGCACTGATAATGAGTAATAAGCTTACTAATGTGATTGTTAATAGAAGGGTTCTTTTCTTCATCGAATGCTCCCCCTTCTTTGCGAGCTAATTCTTAATATCTGACTCATTAAAAGACCGGCTCCGACAATCCCTAAAATCAGACTAACCGATACTTCATAAGGTGGAATGACTAATCGAGCAATAATATCGCATGCTAAGACTAGTACTGCACCTAATAGGGCTGTTTGTGGTATCGTCTTTTTTAAGTCGTCTCCTGATAAATAGCGTACTAAGTTTGGAATAATAATTCCTATAAAAGGAAGTGAGCCTACCGTTATCATCGTAACACTCGTTGTAAGTGATACTAATAATAAGGTTAACCATTCTAACTGCTTATAAGAAATTCCCAAATTCAAACTAATGGATTCACCTAAATTAGCAATTGTATAAACATGCGCCAATTTTGTAGAAACTATAATGATGATTAAACCAAAGAATAACCATTCATATTGATTTGTTTGAATCATGGAGAAGGATCCTTGTGTCCATGACGTTAAACTTTGTACAAGATGAAATTGATACGATATCATATTTGTAAAGGCTGAAATCATTCCACTAAAAATTAATCCTACTAAAGGAATCATCCACTTCTCTTTCAATTGTAAGGATTGCTGAATCATAATAAAAACAATTGTGAAAGCAAATGAACAGATAAAGGCACATAGCATTTTCTGAAATAAGCTAGGTCCATTAAAAAAGAATAAACTTAATAATAGTCCTAATTTTGCTGCTTCAGTGGTACCAATTGTACTAGGTGCTGCAAATTCATTTTGAGTCATTGTCTGCATTAATAATCCTGCGATACTCATGGAGCTTCCTGCTAAAATTACACTTAATAGTCGAGGTACTCGAGATAACCAAAAGACCTGTTGCATTTTAACATTATGTTGGATGAATAATTCCCAAGAAAATGTTTGTGCTCCAACTGATAAAGAAATTAATGATAGGATGAGTAAAAGGATGCATAAATGTTTAAATTTCATAATCTCTCCTTCCTAATTGATAATCATTCTCAATTACATAAATATCAGTTTACCAAAAATTTCTGTGATTGCAATGGGTTTTGGGAAGATTTGACTTATTCTAATCACGAAAAAATTATATAGACTTCTGGGATACAGTAGTATTTGGACAGCAGCAGCCTTGCTTT
It includes:
- a CDS encoding iron chelate uptake ABC transporter family permease subunit; translation: MKKRTLLLTITLVSLLLIISAIFLFFPIGNMGNFSVLLFKKRVLKWLVILLVSLCVSISTISFQTIVQNRFLTPGVLGIESVFVLFQTMVYWGQLSLGMETAPNLWISMLTIVLQMIFFFFIYRAFNDLLSIPFSMLLFICLAFGTLFRSLSTFVQVLMDPNEFDKLQGKLFPSFQRMHHQSELVIVVVILTAISVIYLIRKHMVLNVFHLGKVQAQILGVNVAKEEKWILLVIVLLTSLSTTLVGPMQFLGFMIANVTYQWLKDYRHLHMWTIAFLLGSILLLGGQLVIEKLFHLNIPISVVIEWFGGLLYFVLLMKGRYRSGIKKYS
- a CDS encoding iron chelate uptake ABC transporter family permease subunit, with product MKFKHLCILLLILSLISLSVGAQTFSWELFIQHNVKMQQVFWLSRVPRLLSVILAGSSMSIAGLLMQTMTQNEFAAPSTIGTTEAAKLGLLLSLFFFNGPSLFQKMLCAFICSFAFTIVFIMIQQSLQLKEKWMIPLVGLIFSGMISAFTNMISYQFHLVQSLTSWTQGSFSMIQTNQYEWLFFGLIIIIVSTKLAHVYTIANLGESISLNLGISYKQLEWLTLLLVSLTTSVTMITVGSLPFIGIIIPNLVRYLSGDDLKKTIPQTALLGAVLVLACDIIARLVIPPYEVSVSLILGIVGAGLLMSQILRISSQRRGSIR